The proteins below come from a single Rhodothermales bacterium genomic window:
- the pdxH gene encoding pyridoxamine 5'-phosphate oxidase, with translation MSFRSFLRSIRTAGRGVLVGLPEAATDSNPFELFGVWLAAARESGVIEPTAMTLATATADGAPSARMVLLKGFDERGFVFYTNYESRKAIEISENDRVSLVFYWPVLLRQVTVEGQVQKVSREESAAYFATRSRGSQLGAWASHQSRPLGSREELVARVEEMNERFRDRDVELPPFWGGYRVVPQRIHFWQGRSDRLHDRIMFEGDGDVWVGTRLNP, from the coding sequence ATGTCGTTCCGATCTTTTCTGCGCTCGATTCGGACCGCGGGGCGAGGTGTGCTCGTAGGCCTGCCGGAGGCTGCGACCGACAGCAATCCGTTTGAGCTGTTCGGCGTGTGGTTGGCGGCGGCCAGGGAGTCAGGGGTGATCGAGCCGACCGCCATGACACTGGCAACGGCAACGGCGGATGGTGCCCCTTCGGCGCGCATGGTTCTCCTCAAAGGCTTCGACGAGCGCGGGTTCGTGTTCTACACGAATTACGAGAGTCGAAAAGCGATCGAGATTTCGGAGAACGATCGTGTGTCGCTCGTCTTCTACTGGCCGGTGCTTCTGCGACAGGTCACGGTGGAGGGACAGGTGCAGAAGGTGAGTCGCGAAGAATCGGCGGCGTACTTCGCTACGCGGTCACGTGGCAGTCAGCTTGGCGCGTGGGCATCGCATCAGAGTCGTCCGCTCGGCAGTCGCGAGGAACTGGTCGCGCGCGTCGAGGAGATGAACGAGAGATTTCGGGATCGGGACGTGGAGCTCCCGCCTTTTTGGGGCGGTTATCGTGTTGTACCGCAGCGGATTCACTTCTGGCAGGGGCGTTCGGATCGACTGCACGACCGGATCATGTTCGAGGGGGATGGAGACGTGTGGGTGGGCACGAGGCTCAATCCGTAG
- a CDS encoding thiamine pyrophosphate-binding protein has translation MDSVFYKQFERHGGGDGLKAHATHYCPGCGHGLIHKYVAEAIDELGVQDRTVAISPVGCSVFMYYYLDVGNSQAAHGRAPAVALGHKFANPESVVISYQGDGDLASIGLAEILQLAQMGVPISVIFVNNAIYGMTGGQMAPTTLMDQKTTTTPGGRERVTGQPLKVAEMIAQLEGPIYVERVALFNNKQRFRARKAVKKAIQLQIENRGLGFVEVLSECPTHLKMTPEDAQTWVEEKMTEVFPLGVKKDVEAEPWFDPGKPLFEAKAILEQIGATDDPVDRHGRGFPVHIDPDDVSVKFAGAGGDGAQTLAKLTCVTAINEGLDSTYIPSYGPESRGGTSYADVHIAREEVLSPAVPDPHVLVVFNAPSLEKFAPTVRKGGTVLYDETVISKVPQLDNDVRVIGVPFTQIAHDLGKTRVKNIVAMGAMQAATGLLERESLLAALEQAMHGDCAMLELNQHAFALGMEAVEMVA, from the coding sequence ATGGACAGCGTGTTTTATAAGCAGTTTGAACGCCACGGCGGCGGCGACGGCCTGAAAGCCCATGCAACGCACTACTGTCCGGGGTGCGGGCACGGACTCATCCACAAGTATGTTGCGGAAGCGATTGACGAACTGGGGGTTCAGGATCGCACCGTCGCGATCTCCCCGGTCGGTTGTTCGGTCTTCATGTACTACTACCTCGACGTGGGGAACAGCCAGGCCGCGCACGGTCGTGCTCCGGCCGTCGCACTCGGACACAAGTTCGCGAATCCGGAGTCGGTCGTGATCAGCTATCAAGGTGACGGCGATCTCGCATCCATCGGGCTGGCGGAGATCCTGCAGCTTGCCCAGATGGGCGTGCCGATCTCCGTCATCTTCGTGAACAACGCGATCTACGGGATGACGGGTGGCCAGATGGCACCGACCACCCTGATGGATCAGAAGACGACGACGACTCCGGGGGGCCGAGAGCGTGTGACGGGCCAGCCTCTGAAAGTCGCCGAGATGATCGCACAGCTCGAAGGTCCGATATACGTGGAGCGTGTGGCTCTTTTCAACAACAAGCAACGATTCCGTGCGCGCAAGGCCGTAAAGAAGGCGATACAGCTTCAGATCGAGAACCGCGGTCTCGGGTTTGTGGAGGTGCTGTCTGAATGTCCGACCCATCTCAAGATGACGCCGGAGGACGCGCAGACCTGGGTGGAAGAGAAAATGACCGAGGTATTTCCACTGGGCGTGAAGAAGGATGTCGAGGCCGAGCCGTGGTTCGATCCGGGCAAGCCCCTCTTTGAGGCGAAGGCGATCCTGGAGCAAATCGGCGCAACAGACGACCCGGTCGATCGCCATGGACGCGGATTTCCGGTGCACATCGATCCCGATGACGTGTCGGTGAAGTTCGCCGGTGCGGGAGGAGACGGTGCACAGACTCTGGCGAAGCTCACGTGCGTGACCGCAATCAATGAAGGACTCGACTCGACGTATATTCCGAGTTACGGTCCGGAGTCACGGGGCGGGACGTCCTATGCGGATGTTCACATTGCGCGCGAGGAAGTCCTCTCGCCGGCGGTTCCGGATCCGCACGTGCTGGTTGTGTTCAACGCACCGAGTCTGGAGAAATTTGCACCGACGGTCAGGAAGGGCGGGACGGTACTCTATGACGAGACCGTGATTTCGAAGGTACCGCAGCTCGACAACGACGTTCGAGTGATCGGCGTACCGTTCACGCAGATCGCGCACGATCTGGGCAAGACCAGGGTCAAGAACATTGTGGCCATGGGTGCCATGCAGGCGGCCACGGGATTGCTCGAGCGCGAGAGTTTGCTGGCGGCGCTGGAGCAGGCCATGCACGGCGATTGTGCGATGCTGGAGTTGAATCAGCACGCGTTTGCACTTGGAATGGAAGCCGTTGAAATGGTAGCCTGA
- the vorB gene encoding 3-methyl-2-oxobutanoate dehydrogenase subunit VorB has translation MSTKTAKRDRPKPFLFPQFCKACGRCIDACPTNCIEFSTEIDPATGLTPVIIDIDRCNGCGLCFDACPEPFGLMPSPGKDFDPGVTDPETWFGPKSTTAPKPVAIPDGSVPVPAMETMVLKGTHASAVGALLAGCRHFFGYPITPSTEGAELLAKVLPGLGGVFVQAVSEVAAVNMMYGCGGAGLRTMTFTSSPGFSLMLEGISYMVGAEVPAVFVNIMRGGPGLGNIAPEQSDIKLVCRGLGHGNTHAIVLAPSSPQEMLDLTMRAFDLAFKYRNPVIIAGDGYLGQITGRVDLPPQMVKPGLPEWAVHGDEAHRANLINSIRLAEHDLENHNISLNEKYRQMTEAEQLSDSFLCEDAEWLVVASNTPARVAKGAVRSLRDRGIKAGLFRPVTLWPFPINDLLPHAKRVKGIVMVEAGPGQLEDEMRLALSFADRDGPPFIDRVQRYGGVLPQRMEIVEKVIALEASRNGQRVL, from the coding sequence ATGAGCACGAAAACAGCTAAGAGGGACCGCCCGAAGCCGTTTCTCTTCCCTCAATTCTGCAAAGCCTGTGGCCGGTGCATCGACGCGTGCCCCACAAATTGTATTGAGTTCAGCACCGAGATCGACCCCGCCACCGGACTGACCCCGGTAATCATTGATATCGATCGCTGCAATGGCTGCGGATTGTGCTTTGACGCCTGTCCGGAGCCTTTCGGGCTCATGCCGTCGCCCGGAAAGGATTTCGACCCCGGCGTCACAGACCCGGAAACGTGGTTCGGCCCGAAATCGACCACTGCGCCGAAGCCCGTCGCCATTCCGGATGGCAGCGTGCCCGTACCTGCCATGGAGACTATGGTGCTCAAGGGAACGCACGCGTCGGCAGTGGGGGCACTGCTGGCGGGATGCCGACATTTCTTCGGCTATCCGATAACGCCGTCAACAGAAGGCGCGGAACTGCTTGCGAAGGTCCTGCCCGGGCTCGGTGGCGTATTCGTTCAGGCGGTGAGCGAGGTGGCAGCGGTCAACATGATGTACGGGTGCGGCGGTGCAGGTCTTCGAACCATGACGTTCACGAGTTCACCAGGTTTTAGTCTGATGCTCGAGGGGATCTCCTACATGGTGGGAGCCGAGGTGCCGGCTGTTTTCGTCAACATCATGCGCGGGGGACCGGGACTCGGCAACATTGCACCCGAGCAATCCGACATCAAACTCGTGTGCCGTGGACTTGGTCACGGCAATACGCATGCGATCGTCCTGGCCCCGTCGTCTCCGCAGGAGATGCTGGACCTTACGATGCGTGCGTTCGACCTCGCGTTCAAGTATCGCAACCCGGTGATCATCGCCGGTGACGGGTATCTAGGTCAGATCACGGGCCGTGTGGATCTTCCGCCGCAAATGGTGAAGCCCGGCCTGCCCGAATGGGCCGTGCACGGTGACGAGGCTCATCGGGCCAATCTGATCAACTCGATTCGATTGGCGGAGCATGATCTGGAAAATCACAACATCTCGCTGAACGAGAAGTATCGGCAGATGACGGAGGCGGAACAGCTCTCCGATTCGTTCCTTTGCGAGGATGCGGAGTGGCTGGTTGTCGCGAGTAATACCCCGGCGCGTGTGGCAAAGGGAGCCGTCCGTTCGCTTCGCGACCGAGGCATCAAGGCCGGTCTGTTCCGGCCGGTCACGCTCTGGCCGTTTCCGATCAACGATCTCCTGCCGCACGCGAAGCGGGTGAAGGGAATCGTGATGGTGGAGGCGGGACCGGGTCAACTGGAAGACGAGATGAGGCTCGCACTGAGCTTCGCCGATCGTGATGGACCACCATTCATTGATCGGGTGCAGCGTTACGGCGGGGTACTTCCCCAACGTATGGAAATCGTAGAAAAGGTCATCGCTCTGGAGGCATCGAGAAATGGACAGCGTGTTTTATAA